The genome window GCGGATCTGCCCTGGGCCTGGGGGGTCAACGGCTGCCTCTCNCCGATCCTCGCCGTGGAATTCGGGTTTTCCTCAATCCTGCTGAGCGCGGCTCTCGCCTACGCCGCAGCCTCCTTGGCAGGATGGCGAAGCTAACTCTATAGGACGCGGGGGGAGTAGATATATCTGTCTTGTGATGCAGCTGGAGCGAGGCAAGCCTTTTGGGAATTCGGCGGGTTGGGAAGTTCCAGACACCATGTCGGGCAAAACGCGGGCCCCGCAATTCACGGATGATTCCCCAAAAAACGGCCCGCCCCCGGAAAGGGACGGGCCGAGCAAGAGCGATTCGTGGGACTCTGATCCGGCTATGCCAGGGGATTCTGGGTCAGGAGACTGTCTTTCCGGCACCGGGGTTTTTGCGGGCAAAGTGTTTCCGGAAATAGCCTTCGAGGGCAACTTTGTGCTTCTCGTCCTCCTGCCCAAGGGCGGCGAACATGCGGCGCAGCGAGTCCTCGGCGAACTCGGCCGCAGACTCGATGTGAACATGAAGAAAATCCTGCTCCAGTTTCATGGCGATGCGCAGCGCGTCTTCCACCCGGGGAGGGGAGCTTCGGACTCCCTCTAGGATCGAGCGGGCCCGGTTGAGAAGCTGTTCCATTTGAGCCATGGAGACCTTCTGCCCACGAAAGGCCTCCTTGATGGGCAGACGCAAGGCGAGGCGAATCTGGGCGGCATGATCGTCCTCTTCACCGGCCATGCGAAGCCAGAT of Desulfuromonas sp. contains these proteins:
- a CDS encoding ferritin family protein is translated as MENTTGQDSPGLSRTFLQKCVSIEETVAAIYRGFLETVPCDEELKTIWLRMAGEEDDHAAQIRLALRLPIKEAFRGQKVSMAQMEQLLNRARSILEGVRSSPPRVEDALRIAMKLEQDFLHVHIESAAEFAEDSLRRMFAALGQEDEKHKVALEGYFRKHFARKNPGAGKTVS